A single region of the Novipirellula aureliae genome encodes:
- a CDS encoding zinc metallopeptidase, with translation MMLYLLFVIPPFLLGLYAQWRVKSAFKQMSQVPSRMTGFEAARLMLDRGGLSSVGIERIDGMLSDHYDPRAKVLRLSSDVYNGPNMAAVGVACHEAGHAFQDATHYAPLVIRNMAVPAANFGSGAGMWMLFGGMFFRIEPLAWLGVILFSAVVFFQLINLPVEFNASSRAREELVEHGIIAANQEHYVAKILNAAALTYVAATLQAVMTLAYYVFILLGNRR, from the coding sequence ATGATGCTTTACCTTTTGTTTGTCATTCCTCCATTCTTGCTGGGGCTTTACGCTCAATGGCGAGTGAAGTCGGCTTTCAAGCAAATGAGTCAAGTTCCGTCGCGCATGACGGGGTTTGAGGCCGCCCGATTGATGCTCGATCGTGGTGGGCTCAGCAGCGTTGGTATCGAGCGAATCGATGGAATGCTCAGCGATCATTATGACCCGCGTGCCAAGGTACTGCGTTTGAGCAGCGATGTTTACAATGGCCCCAACATGGCGGCTGTCGGTGTCGCGTGTCATGAAGCGGGACACGCGTTTCAGGATGCCACCCATTACGCACCGTTGGTGATTCGAAACATGGCGGTACCGGCAGCGAATTTTGGTTCGGGTGCAGGCATGTGGATGCTGTTCGGCGGTATGTTTTTCCGAATCGAACCATTGGCTTGGCTCGGCGTCATCTTGTTTTCTGCGGTTGTGTTTTTCCAATTGATCAACTTGCCCGTGGAGTTCAATGCGTCGTCGCGAGCGCGCGAGGAATTGGTTGAGCATGGGATTATTGCGGCAAACCAAGAGCATTACGTGGCAAAAATACTCAATGCCGCCGCTCTCACCTACGTCGCGGCAACGCTGCAAGCCGTCATGACGCTCGCCTATTACGTCTTCATCCTGCTCGGTAATCGACGCTAA